In the Candidatus Baltobacteraceae bacterium genome, one interval contains:
- a CDS encoding tyrosine-type recombinase/integrase, producing the protein MPKLGRRELTGVLDVDEVRRVLTMAPPAGLDAAQIARDRAILECLYSSGLRRSELVGLNEADVNLQRRSMRVLGKGNKVRYVPLTTHAAEAMRRYADLRPPSPTGAFFTGRAKARISESQVYKVVRTYMLLAGISDENAHPHILRHSVATHMRERGADVLFLREFLGHASTATTEIYTHLSAELIRSEFEETHARSTMDESTAAPFRRRRERRA; encoded by the coding sequence GTGCCCAAGCTCGGGCGCCGTGAGTTGACGGGAGTCTTGGACGTCGACGAGGTTCGCCGGGTGTTAACCATGGCGCCGCCGGCCGGCCTCGATGCCGCTCAAATTGCGCGCGATCGAGCGATTTTGGAATGCCTCTATTCGAGCGGGCTTCGACGCTCCGAACTCGTCGGATTGAACGAGGCGGACGTCAATTTGCAACGCCGCAGCATGCGCGTGCTTGGGAAAGGCAACAAAGTTCGTTACGTACCGTTGACGACGCATGCCGCGGAAGCCATGAGGCGATATGCGGATCTCCGTCCCCCGTCGCCGACCGGTGCTTTTTTTACAGGCCGAGCCAAGGCGCGTATAAGCGAATCACAAGTCTATAAAGTCGTGCGTACGTACATGCTTCTCGCCGGCATCTCCGACGAGAACGCGCATCCTCACATCCTGCGGCACTCCGTTGCAACACACATGCGGGAACGGGGCGCGGATGTTCTCTTTCTTCGAGAGTTCCTTGGCCACGCGAGCACTGCGACGACGGAAATCTACACGCACCTTTCGGCTGAGCTTATACGGAGCGAGTTTGAGGAAACCCACGCACGAAGTACGATGGACGAGTCTACAGCCGCCCCTTTTCGTCGCCGTCGAGAACGTCGCGCTTAA
- a CDS encoding 2-dehydropantoate 2-reductase, with protein sequence MERQEKKRRIGILGAGAQGALFGWHLAAAGDVTYLDVRSELCATLERDGVTVEGRTPRRVRAATDPSAVLESDVIFVFVKAYDTLRALRPLGGRLDPATTIVSLQNGLGNEEAIKAALGSFVALVVGATTEMSITEGDGVAERIGEGRTVIGSAGASSGTVEQTAALIASAGLDVRVAYDIRSHLWGKLIANAAINPLSALLDCPSGTILEDADASSLARAIALEAATVAQAARIKLPFADAWTYVREIVESTAGVRSTMAIDLAEGKRTEIDQISGSIVAAGRRSQTPTPYNESLLRLIKARERAATVESTRASV encoded by the coding sequence ATGGAACGGCAAGAGAAGAAGAGACGAATCGGGATTTTGGGCGCCGGAGCGCAGGGAGCGCTCTTTGGTTGGCATCTGGCTGCTGCCGGCGACGTGACCTACCTGGATGTCCGATCGGAGCTTTGCGCAACGCTCGAACGCGACGGCGTCACCGTCGAGGGCCGGACACCGCGAAGGGTGCGCGCCGCGACCGATCCGTCCGCGGTCCTGGAGTCCGACGTGATCTTCGTGTTCGTCAAAGCGTACGACACACTGCGCGCGCTCCGTCCGCTTGGTGGCCGGCTCGATCCGGCGACGACGATCGTCTCGCTGCAAAACGGACTTGGCAATGAGGAAGCGATCAAAGCTGCGCTTGGAAGTTTCGTAGCGCTCGTCGTCGGCGCGACGACGGAGATGTCGATTACAGAAGGCGACGGCGTCGCCGAACGCATCGGGGAAGGACGTACCGTCATCGGAAGCGCCGGCGCATCATCCGGCACCGTCGAACAAACAGCCGCGCTGATTGCATCCGCGGGTCTCGACGTGCGCGTCGCTTACGACATTCGCTCGCACTTGTGGGGCAAGCTGATTGCAAACGCAGCAATCAATCCGCTTAGTGCGCTACTCGATTGTCCCTCGGGAACGATTCTCGAAGATGCCGACGCTTCGTCGCTCGCGCGCGCGATCGCACTCGAAGCAGCAACTGTTGCCCAAGCCGCGCGCATTAAGTTGCCGTTCGCCGATGCGTGGACGTACGTTCGCGAGATCGTCGAGTCGACTGCGGGCGTGCGGAGCACGATGGCGATCGACCTTGCAGAAGGGAAGCGAACCGAGATCGACCAGATCAGCGGCTCGATCGTTGCGGCCGGCAGACGCTCGCAAACCCCGACGCCTTACAACGAGTCGCTGTTGCGATTGATCAAAGCGCGCGAACGTGCCGCGACCGTCGAATCAACGCGAGCTAGCGTTTAA
- a CDS encoding rhomboid family intramembrane serine protease yields the protein MIPLRAGTRTPTFPFVTYALVIANVAVFLQEFYAPNTDAFIDAFALIPYDVTHGVVLAAPSPPIPALTLFTAMFLHGSFLHIFFNMLFLVVFGPAMEYTCGSFGYLVYYLVCGIVGNIAQVAIDPGSHVPAIGASGAIAGILGGYIVMYPTSRVGTVIPIGCFPLFLRLPAILVIGLWAAVQFAHGWGAITHRAMSEQGGGTAYFAHIGGFASGVILLPLFRRATLRARRR from the coding sequence GTGATCCCACTCAGAGCGGGAACGCGAACTCCGACGTTCCCGTTTGTAACATACGCTCTGGTCATCGCAAACGTTGCGGTCTTCCTTCAGGAATTCTACGCGCCGAACACCGACGCGTTCATCGACGCATTTGCGCTCATTCCATATGACGTCACGCATGGTGTCGTGCTCGCCGCGCCGAGTCCACCAATCCCCGCGCTGACACTGTTCACTGCGATGTTCTTGCATGGCAGCTTCCTGCACATATTTTTCAATATGCTGTTTCTGGTCGTGTTCGGGCCGGCGATGGAATACACGTGCGGATCGTTCGGCTATCTCGTCTATTATTTGGTCTGTGGGATCGTCGGCAACATCGCGCAGGTCGCAATCGATCCGGGCAGCCACGTTCCCGCGATTGGAGCCTCCGGCGCAATCGCGGGAATCTTGGGCGGCTACATCGTGATGTATCCCACCAGCCGTGTCGGGACGGTCATTCCGATCGGCTGCTTTCCACTCTTTTTACGCCTGCCCGCGATCCTCGTCATCGGCCTCTGGGCTGCCGTACAGTTCGCGCACGGTTGGGGCGCCATCACCCATCGGGCGATGAGCGAGCAGGGCGGAGGCACGGCCTATTTCGCGCACATCGGCGGCTTTGCGTCCGGCGTAATCCTCTTGCCGCTCTTCCGAAGAGCGACCCTACGCGCACGACGAAGATAA
- a CDS encoding MlaD family protein produces MSRQAIVGAFTLLGLVAIFAVYFVLANFSARVNGYQTGIHFASAAGLTKGAIVYESGVQVGTVSEIQMLDDFTVDVVLQVASWVDIPRDSDFIISAPLTGSSTLTIVPPRKKKEQLALLPRYVLPIDQQPRGKEPVSIQELLESGRGELNKFDALLTDLTRREPHLMDQLQSAIANANALAETANGAMQQLSHKGLALTDTLQRSLDTASASIVDLTGQLDSTVRRNGGRIDTLLTSLNRTADSLAVATDSLKSMATNPQLRAQLTDTVSHIQMATANIATLTSDLRNATENPQTQGQLRDTLAHIDAATQRATSLLGALGGTSSVYGVDAGATSPPASAPIMPPSPSPYVPSPTPSGVKQQSGEFHMTTALRNRIGDLAKNLIEVQIRLDELTPKAADVPNNALLSNDKGPQSDFNVVVLPHSESQVYAGVNDLSGSQTWNLALRQQVAPGVLLGGGILYSRLGVMGLISNKVFGFEGLAYDPRYGFVDAYLRLHATGNIDLFAGERDLLHSERRTVYGLQYRLLGGSSARP; encoded by the coding sequence ATGAGCAGACAAGCTATCGTCGGAGCGTTTACGCTCCTTGGCCTCGTCGCAATCTTTGCGGTTTACTTCGTCCTCGCGAATTTTTCTGCGCGCGTCAACGGGTATCAGACGGGAATTCATTTCGCAAGCGCCGCCGGCCTCACAAAGGGCGCGATCGTTTACGAGAGCGGCGTCCAGGTCGGTACCGTCTCGGAAATCCAGATGCTCGACGACTTCACCGTCGACGTCGTCTTGCAGGTCGCCAGCTGGGTCGACATCCCACGCGACTCGGATTTCATCATCTCGGCGCCGCTGACGGGGTCCTCGACGCTCACCATCGTCCCGCCGCGGAAGAAGAAGGAACAGCTCGCGCTGCTTCCGCGCTACGTTCTGCCGATCGATCAGCAGCCGCGCGGCAAGGAACCCGTATCGATCCAGGAGCTACTTGAGTCCGGTCGCGGCGAGCTAAACAAGTTCGACGCGCTGTTGACTGACCTCACCCGGCGCGAGCCCCACCTCATGGATCAGCTCCAATCCGCGATCGCCAACGCCAATGCGCTTGCTGAGACCGCCAATGGAGCAATGCAACAGCTCTCGCACAAGGGTCTGGCCTTGACCGATACGCTTCAACGTTCGCTCGACACGGCGAGCGCCAGCATCGTCGATCTGACCGGTCAGCTCGATTCGACGGTTCGCCGGAACGGCGGCCGGATCGATACGCTGCTGACGTCGTTGAATCGAACGGCAGATTCGCTCGCAGTCGCCACCGACTCACTCAAGAGCATGGCGACCAACCCACAGTTGCGCGCGCAATTGACGGATACGGTCTCCCATATTCAGATGGCAACGGCGAATATTGCGACGCTGACGTCCGATCTGCGTAACGCCACCGAGAATCCGCAAACGCAGGGTCAGCTGCGTGACACGCTGGCTCATATCGATGCTGCAACGCAGCGTGCCACCTCGCTGCTGGGCGCTCTCGGCGGCACGAGCTCCGTTTACGGCGTCGATGCGGGCGCGACGTCCCCGCCAGCGAGCGCTCCGATCATGCCGCCGAGTCCGTCACCGTACGTTCCGTCACCGACTCCGAGCGGCGTTAAGCAGCAGAGCGGCGAGTTTCACATGACGACTGCGCTGCGCAACCGCATCGGCGACCTCGCGAAGAACCTGATCGAAGTGCAAATCCGGCTCGACGAGCTGACTCCCAAAGCCGCCGACGTGCCGAACAACGCGTTACTGTCAAACGATAAGGGACCGCAGAGCGACTTTAATGTCGTCGTTCTCCCGCACTCCGAGTCGCAGGTTTATGCGGGCGTGAACGATCTCTCCGGAAGCCAAACTTGGAACCTCGCTCTGCGTCAACAGGTCGCGCCGGGCGTCTTGCTTGGCGGCGGCATTCTGTACTCGCGACTCGGCGTGATGGGACTCATCTCGAACAAAGTCTTCGGGTTCGAAGGTCTCGCGTACGATCCGCGCTACGGGTTCGTCGATGCGTACTTACGCTTGCACGCGACCGGGAACATCGACCTCTTTGCGGGTGAACGTGACTTACTCCATTCGGAGCGCCGCACGGTCTACGGTTTGCAATATCGTCTTCTCGGAGGATCCTCGGCCAGGCCGTGA
- a CDS encoding ATP-binding cassette domain-containing protein, which produces MAVIARLDDVTLAYAERVVLQNLTLDIVEGSITCIVGLSGAGKSTILRLLNGLRKPTHGRVFVKGQDLTQLTERELVNLRRSIGFSFQFAALFDSLNVYDNVALPLRENMHLQDDEIKPRVTEALETVGLAGTEEKYPAELSGGMVKRVGFARAIITNPEVVLYDEPTTGSDPIITHLLTDTIMHLRKKMNGTAVVVSHDLQSIFMMADYVAMLFEGAIIAYGTLAEMRSSINPIVQQFLQGSEVGPIPI; this is translated from the coding sequence ATGGCCGTCATCGCGCGCCTCGACGACGTCACGCTCGCGTATGCCGAGCGCGTCGTGCTGCAGAATCTTACGCTTGATATCGTCGAGGGTTCGATTACGTGCATCGTCGGACTCTCGGGTGCCGGAAAATCGACGATCCTGCGTCTGCTCAACGGACTGCGTAAGCCGACCCATGGACGCGTGTTCGTGAAGGGTCAAGATCTCACTCAGCTGACCGAACGCGAGCTCGTGAACCTGCGCCGGTCGATCGGGTTCTCGTTTCAATTTGCCGCGCTCTTCGACAGCCTGAACGTCTATGACAACGTCGCGCTGCCGTTGCGTGAGAACATGCACCTCCAGGACGACGAGATTAAACCGCGCGTCACCGAAGCGCTCGAGACGGTCGGACTCGCGGGCACGGAAGAGAAGTATCCCGCCGAGCTTTCGGGCGGCATGGTCAAGCGCGTCGGTTTTGCGCGCGCGATCATCACGAATCCCGAGGTCGTTCTCTACGACGAGCCGACAACCGGATCCGATCCGATCATCACGCATCTCTTGACCGATACGATCATGCACTTGCGTAAGAAGATGAACGGGACCGCGGTCGTGGTCTCGCACGACCTACAGAGTATCTTCATGATGGCGGACTATGTAGCGATGCTTTTCGAAGGCGCGATCATCGCATACGGGACCCTCGCCGAGATGCGCTCATCGATCAACCCGATTGTCCAACAGTTCTTGCAAGGAAGCGAGGTCGGACCGATTCCCATATGA
- a CDS encoding ABC transporter permease: protein MAANPLESVGRETTDLLEYVGGVALLGGESARLIAGLRIRVAETFNQAYLLGVQSWSIVLLTSLFTGMVISLESAVQAVHYGFGSLVGSAVAFGSFRELGPMLSAVVVAGRAGAAIAAELGSMVITEQIEALEALGLSPVRMLVVPRLVAMLLMLPVLTIMADIVSILGGAWLANQVAHIDYDTFLTSIRQGVAISDMLLGLLKTFVFAVIIVLIGSYQGLRTRLGAAGVGISTTGSVVISIILIFITNFLLSYILFGSNFGGG from the coding sequence ATGGCAGCAAATCCGCTCGAAAGCGTCGGCCGTGAAACGACCGATTTGCTCGAGTATGTCGGCGGCGTCGCGCTGCTCGGAGGCGAATCCGCAAGACTGATCGCCGGGCTGCGCATTCGCGTCGCCGAGACCTTCAATCAGGCCTATCTGCTCGGCGTGCAATCCTGGTCGATCGTGCTGTTGACCTCGCTGTTCACCGGCATGGTGATCTCGCTGGAGTCGGCGGTGCAAGCCGTGCATTACGGCTTTGGCAGTTTGGTCGGCTCGGCGGTCGCATTTGGGTCGTTTCGCGAGCTTGGCCCGATGCTCTCGGCCGTCGTCGTGGCGGGCCGCGCCGGCGCCGCGATCGCAGCCGAGCTCGGCTCGATGGTGATCACGGAGCAGATCGAGGCGCTCGAAGCGCTCGGGCTTTCACCGGTGCGCATGCTGGTCGTCCCGCGGCTCGTCGCAATGCTCCTGATGCTACCGGTGCTCACGATCATGGCCGACATCGTTTCGATTCTCGGTGGAGCCTGGCTCGCAAATCAGGTCGCGCATATAGACTACGACACATTTTTGACGTCGATTCGCCAAGGTGTAGCCATCTCGGACATGCTGCTCGGTTTGCTGAAGACATTCGTGTTTGCCGTCATCATCGTTCTGATCGGGTCGTATCAAGGCTTGCGGACGCGACTCGGTGCGGCCGGCGTCGGCATCTCGACGACCGGTTCGGTAGTCATCTCGATCATCTTGATCTTCATCACGAACTTTTTGCTGTCGTACATTTTGTTCGGCAGCAATTTCGGAGGCGGCTGA
- the rph gene encoding ribonuclease PH, translated as MIQASATELREDGRLPTDLRPVLIEPNFLEFAEGSALITVGRTRVLCAATLEERVPQWMKGRGTGWITAEYAMLPRATQERTARESVKGRPGGRTHEIQRLIGRALRAVTDMSALGERTLWVDCDVIQADGGTRTAAITGAYVAIALALHKRFDGSKWPLRAQIAATSVGIVENRLLLDLAYTEDSRAEVDMNVAMTSHGELVEVQGTAEAHPFSRSKLDAMLDLAAAGIQELFTAQARAIDAGRADSGS; from the coding sequence ATGATACAAGCCTCAGCCACGGAATTGCGCGAGGACGGAAGGCTTCCAACCGACCTTCGACCCGTTTTGATCGAGCCGAACTTTCTCGAATTTGCCGAAGGCAGCGCGCTGATCACAGTCGGGCGCACGCGTGTCCTTTGCGCAGCGACGCTCGAGGAACGCGTCCCGCAATGGATGAAAGGCCGCGGAACCGGCTGGATTACCGCCGAATACGCGATGCTGCCGCGTGCGACACAGGAACGCACCGCCCGCGAGAGCGTCAAAGGACGTCCCGGCGGACGGACGCATGAGATCCAACGTTTGATCGGCCGCGCGCTTCGCGCGGTCACCGACATGAGCGCCCTCGGCGAACGCACGCTGTGGGTCGATTGCGACGTGATTCAAGCTGACGGGGGAACGCGCACCGCGGCCATTACAGGCGCGTACGTCGCGATCGCGCTCGCGTTGCACAAACGTTTCGACGGTTCAAAGTGGCCACTGCGCGCACAGATCGCGGCTACGTCGGTCGGCATCGTAGAAAACCGTTTATTGCTCGATCTCGCCTATACGGAAGACAGCCGCGCCGAAGTCGATATGAACGTCGCCATGACCAGTCACGGCGAACTAGTCGAAGTGCAGGGCACCGCCGAAGCGCATCCGTTCTCGCGCTCCAAGCTCGACGCGATGCTCGACCTCGCAGCGGCCGGCATCCAAGAGCTCTTCACCGCGCAGGCGCGTGCGATCGACGCAGGGAGAGCCGACTCTGGCTCTTGA
- the glmS gene encoding glutamine--fructose-6-phosphate transaminase (isomerizing), whose amino-acid sequence MCGIVGYVGDRDSVPIILESLRRLEYRGYDSAGIAVIESDGKLRGSKAEGKLQRLAERLNNGEQLHGAIGFGHTRWATHGRPSDANAHPHLDCSGKIAVIHNGIIENYSPLRDELLRNGHVFRSETDTEVLAHMIEAELAAEGDLLGALRKTLARVRGAYALGVLSQDAPDRMLFARNGASPLVVGFGDGETFVASDTPAMLQYTRKVIILREGEMVEVTKTGARLMDFNGNPIEREIEQITWDASSAEKSGFKHFMLKEIFEQPSVVKETLTGRIDESNDVQLAVETKIDAALLRAMTKISITGCGTAYHAGMVGMYLLRALCKLPVEMELASEFRYGDRAMDPRTLTIAMSQSGETADTIEACRIAQASGAPILGICNVVGSHLTRIADGTLFTRGGPEIGVAATKTYLSQIVAMVLFALYLARVRGTTPLEDLRRIAENTKLLPAAIDVVLNTSDQIRKVARKIRKARSVLFIGRYVNFPTAIEGALKLKEISYIHAEGYAAGEMKHGPIALLDQRVPVVAVVTDGRVREKVLSNVAEAKAREAPIVLVANHGDEDAASLADHVFWVPRVDELLSPLVNVVPLQLLAYHIADIDGKDVDQPRNLAKTVTVE is encoded by the coding sequence ATGTGTGGCATTGTCGGGTACGTCGGCGACCGCGACAGCGTCCCAATCATTTTGGAATCGCTGCGGCGCCTGGAGTATCGTGGATACGATAGCGCAGGCATTGCCGTCATCGAATCGGACGGCAAACTGCGCGGCTCGAAGGCTGAAGGGAAGCTTCAGAGGCTCGCGGAGCGGCTGAATAACGGCGAACAATTGCACGGCGCGATCGGCTTTGGCCATACCCGCTGGGCAACGCATGGCCGGCCTTCGGATGCCAATGCGCACCCGCATCTCGACTGCAGCGGCAAAATCGCCGTCATTCACAACGGCATCATCGAGAATTATTCCCCGCTGCGCGATGAGCTGTTGCGCAACGGACACGTCTTCCGCAGCGAAACCGATACTGAAGTCCTCGCGCACATGATCGAGGCTGAACTTGCTGCAGAAGGCGACCTGCTCGGCGCGTTGCGCAAAACGCTGGCACGTGTGCGCGGCGCGTATGCGCTCGGCGTTCTTTCGCAAGACGCGCCGGACCGTATGCTCTTTGCCCGCAACGGCGCAAGCCCGCTCGTCGTGGGATTCGGTGATGGCGAAACATTCGTCGCGTCCGACACGCCGGCTATGCTGCAGTACACGCGTAAAGTGATCATTCTGCGCGAAGGCGAGATGGTCGAAGTCACCAAGACCGGCGCGCGGCTCATGGACTTTAACGGAAATCCGATCGAACGCGAGATCGAGCAGATCACGTGGGACGCCAGCTCGGCGGAGAAAAGCGGCTTCAAGCATTTCATGCTCAAGGAGATTTTTGAGCAGCCGAGCGTCGTCAAGGAAACACTAACCGGACGTATCGACGAGTCGAACGACGTGCAGCTGGCCGTTGAAACGAAGATCGATGCGGCGCTTTTGCGCGCAATGACGAAGATTTCGATCACGGGCTGCGGCACGGCGTATCACGCGGGCATGGTCGGCATGTATCTGCTGCGTGCGCTATGCAAGCTGCCGGTCGAAATGGAGCTCGCCAGCGAATTCCGGTACGGCGATCGCGCCATGGACCCGCGCACGCTTACGATCGCAATGTCGCAATCCGGCGAGACGGCCGATACGATCGAGGCATGCCGCATCGCGCAGGCCTCCGGCGCGCCGATCCTCGGCATCTGTAACGTCGTCGGTTCGCATCTGACCCGCATCGCGGATGGCACGCTATTTACGCGCGGCGGCCCGGAGATCGGCGTCGCCGCCACCAAGACCTATCTCTCGCAAATCGTCGCCATGGTGCTCTTCGCGCTGTATCTGGCGCGCGTTCGCGGGACGACGCCGCTGGAAGACTTGCGGCGTATCGCCGAAAATACAAAGCTCCTGCCGGCCGCAATCGACGTCGTGCTCAACACGTCGGATCAAATTCGCAAAGTAGCGCGGAAAATTCGCAAGGCGCGCAGCGTGCTGTTTATCGGACGGTATGTTAATTTTCCAACGGCAATCGAAGGTGCTCTCAAGCTAAAGGAAATCTCGTACATTCATGCTGAGGGCTACGCCGCCGGCGAGATGAAACACGGACCGATCGCGCTGCTCGATCAACGCGTCCCGGTCGTCGCCGTCGTAACCGATGGCCGCGTTCGCGAAAAAGTGCTCTCGAACGTCGCCGAAGCCAAGGCGCGTGAAGCGCCGATCGTACTCGTCGCAAATCACGGCGACGAAGATGCAGCCTCTCTCGCGGATCACGTTTTTTGGGTGCCGCGCGTCGACGAGCTGCTCTCACCGCTCGTCAACGTCGTCCCCTTACAGCTGCTGGCATACCATATCGCGGATATCGACGGCAAAGACGTCGATCAGCCCCGCAATCTCGCCAAGACCGTTACGGTAGAATGA
- the rpoZ gene encoding DNA-directed RNA polymerase subunit omega: MAEEPVFGDLDGLMDHVDSKFTLVNIVTKRAKQLNNAAPALTDKVNPNKPVSTALSEVAAGKIHYKRTREGIK, translated from the coding sequence ATGGCAGAAGAACCGGTTTTTGGAGACTTGGACGGTCTTATGGACCACGTCGACTCGAAGTTCACGCTCGTGAACATCGTGACGAAGCGTGCCAAGCAGCTGAACAACGCCGCGCCAGCCCTGACCGACAAGGTAAATCCGAACAAGCCGGTCTCGACAGCTTTGAGTGAGGTCGCCGCTGGGAAGATCCACTACAAACGCACGCGTGAGGGTATCAAATAA
- the gmk gene encoding guanylate kinase: MAGPGLLFVVSGPSGAGKDTLVAELRKRYDRIRYSVSATTRPARAGEVHGQDYFFLTAEEFTERQAASDFLETRIYNDHSYGTPRSFIDQTLEQGYDVIMKPEVNGALAVKAAYPDAVLIFLLPDKFSHLRARLEARRSETMAEIAARLEIAHEEVRYVRRFDYLVVNEQAHPERAVDDLDAILRAERNRIYRWTDQAIRTLEES; encoded by the coding sequence TTGGCCGGTCCAGGCTTGCTCTTCGTCGTGTCGGGGCCGTCGGGTGCCGGGAAAGATACGCTCGTTGCAGAGCTTCGTAAGCGGTACGACCGCATTCGCTACTCGGTCTCGGCCACGACGCGTCCCGCGCGAGCGGGCGAGGTACACGGTCAAGATTATTTCTTCCTGACCGCAGAGGAGTTCACAGAGCGGCAAGCCGCGAGTGACTTCCTCGAGACGCGAATTTATAACGACCACTCCTACGGCACCCCACGTTCGTTCATCGACCAGACCCTCGAGCAGGGTTACGACGTGATCATGAAGCCCGAAGTCAACGGTGCGCTGGCCGTCAAAGCGGCGTATCCCGACGCGGTCCTGATCTTCCTGCTCCCGGATAAATTCTCACACCTGCGCGCGAGACTCGAAGCTCGCCGCAGCGAGACGATGGCCGAAATCGCGGCTCGCCTGGAGATCGCTCACGAGGAAGTGCGGTACGTACGCCGCTTCGACTACCTCGTCGTCAACGAACAAGCCCACCCCGAACGCGCAGTCGATGACCTCGATGCGATCCTACGCGCTGAGCGCAACAGAATCTATCGCTGGACAGATCAAGCGATAAGGACTTTGGAAGAATCATAA
- a CDS encoding NFACT RNA binding domain-containing protein, with translation MLTDHLLIRRAARELDRALAGRRVRDVGLTDRASVEIVFGGKGAAAALQIEPFATPPLVWLEEDVPLSLDPEPAWLRAAGAIIRGGTLASVRARAGDRVLALEFGARSRFGVESSSRLILELVPRFGNVVALRGETVVAAAKTFSPAENQERSVEVGRSYELPPLQQARIDRATFEARLSDPGAWLAALRDYLPALPRLVATSLAAQARSLRFSSSDLATWFESQSDAADSAASNDGPLHVYRKNGELVQVHVLPLAQFGDLEHATVAHLLPIFTEAANAANSGRGAGEVERTREALLRTVRRRDEAIRAQLDQIAQREQNLGERDKLRAEGERIYAQLHELPEDDRSSAKDEASALFARYKKANSALPRVAARRQSLERERAELETLSWEIERADPDSLDEIESDLDRKARSRQAATRRKIAAIDLPSGARLYVGRSPRENAEVTFSIARPDDLWFHARNVPGAHVVLATNDRSTPADDEIAMAASIAAYHSRARASANVDVDYTRRKFVRKQKNAAHGMVWYTDFKTMRVSPREK, from the coding sequence ATGCTGACCGATCACCTCCTCATTCGTCGCGCCGCCCGCGAACTCGACCGCGCCTTGGCCGGGCGCCGGGTCCGTGACGTCGGCCTTACCGACCGGGCAAGCGTCGAGATCGTGTTCGGTGGGAAAGGCGCTGCCGCCGCCTTGCAGATCGAACCGTTCGCGACCCCGCCGCTGGTCTGGCTCGAAGAGGACGTACCGCTGTCGCTCGATCCCGAGCCGGCCTGGCTGCGTGCCGCTGGGGCGATAATCCGGGGCGGAACCCTCGCGTCGGTACGGGCCCGCGCCGGCGACCGGGTGCTGGCCCTGGAGTTCGGAGCTCGCTCGCGCTTCGGGGTCGAGTCGTCCTCGCGTTTGATTCTCGAGCTCGTCCCCCGTTTCGGCAACGTCGTCGCACTGCGGGGCGAGACGGTCGTTGCCGCTGCAAAGACGTTCTCCCCGGCTGAAAATCAGGAACGCAGCGTCGAGGTCGGCCGTTCGTACGAGCTTCCTCCGCTTCAGCAGGCACGCATCGACCGCGCCACCTTTGAAGCGCGGCTTTCCGATCCCGGCGCGTGGCTGGCGGCGCTGCGTGATTATTTGCCGGCGCTCCCGCGCTTGGTAGCGACATCGCTCGCCGCGCAAGCGCGTTCGCTCCGGTTCTCATCCTCCGACCTCGCTACATGGTTCGAGTCACAATCGGATGCAGCGGACTCAGCCGCCTCGAACGACGGACCGCTGCACGTCTATCGAAAAAACGGCGAGCTAGTGCAAGTCCACGTCCTTCCTCTTGCACAATTCGGCGATCTCGAGCACGCGACTGTCGCGCATCTTCTTCCCATTTTCACCGAAGCGGCAAATGCGGCGAACAGTGGCCGCGGCGCCGGCGAAGTCGAACGAACGCGCGAAGCCTTGCTGCGCACGGTCCGCCGTCGTGATGAGGCGATTCGCGCGCAACTCGATCAGATTGCGCAGCGCGAGCAAAATCTCGGCGAGCGAGACAAGCTTCGCGCCGAAGGCGAGCGGATCTACGCGCAGCTCCACGAGCTTCCCGAGGATGACCGTTCTTCCGCGAAGGATGAAGCGAGCGCGCTCTTCGCACGCTACAAGAAGGCCAACTCCGCGTTACCGCGCGTTGCTGCACGCCGGCAAAGTCTCGAACGCGAACGCGCTGAGCTCGAGACACTCAGCTGGGAAATCGAGCGCGCTGATCCGGACTCGCTCGATGAGATCGAATCCGATCTGGATCGCAAGGCGCGAAGCCGGCAGGCCGCCACGCGCCGCAAGATCGCCGCGATCGACCTTCCCTCGGGTGCGCGACTTTACGTCGGCCGCTCGCCGCGTGAAAACGCGGAGGTCACCTTCTCAATTGCGCGGCCGGACGATCTCTGGTTTCACGCGCGTAACGTTCCGGGCGCGCACGTTGTCCTAGCGACGAACGATCGCAGCACGCCGGCAGACGACGAGATCGCGATGGCGGCATCGATCGCCGCATATCATAGCCGTGCGCGCGCCAGCGCGAACGTCGACGTGGATTATACGCGCCGCAAATTCGTGCGCAAGCAAAAGAATGCCGCACACGGTATGGTGTGGTACACGGATTTCAAGACGATGCGGGTTTCGCCGCGCGAGAAGTGA